The following proteins come from a genomic window of Rattus norvegicus strain BN/NHsdMcwi chromosome 8, GRCr8, whole genome shotgun sequence:
- the Prss35 gene encoding inactive serine protease 35 isoform X1, which yields MLLWLIIFVSGWTLSLGSETEPDFTWHLSRIPQVVSEKTIHLASPTFQADAAAVKATVCGIECQEELPAPSLSQLEDFLSYETVFENGTRTLTRVKVQGLVLEPTQNSSIKGARPRRRRQVYGTDSRFSILDKRFLTNFPFNTAVKLSTGCSGALVSPNHVLTAAHCVHDGKDYVKGSKKLRVGVLKMRNKGGRKKRRGSRRSRREAESGGQSPEHPQESTTQRPGKKSRRGPRVAQGRPSFQWTRVKSTHIPKGWARGENGDPALDFDYALLELKRAQKQQHMELGVSPTISKLPGGRIHFSGFDNDRDDQLVYRFCSVSEESNDLLYQYCDAEAGSTGSGIYLRLKEPGQKNWKRKIIAVYSGHQWVDVHGVQKDYNVAVRITPLKYAQICLWIHGNAANCAYG from the coding sequence ATGTTACTTTGGCTGATAATTTTCGTCTCTGGATGGACCCTGTCTTTGGGATCTGAAACGGAACCAGATTTTACGTGGCACCTGAGCCGAATACCTCAGGTTGTGAGTGAGAAGACGATCCACCTTGCCAGCCCCACGTTCCAGGCAGACGCTGCGGCGGTCAAGGCCACGGTGTGTGGCATCGAATGTCAGGAAGAGCTCCCGGCTCCCAGCCTCTCCCAGCTGGAAGATTTCCTTTCCTACGAGACGGTCTTCGAGAATGGCACTCGAACCTTAACCAGGGTCAAAGTTCAAGGTCTGGTCTTGGAACCCACTCAGAACAGCAGCATAAAAGGAGCACGCCCTaggagaagaaggcaggtgtACGGTACCGACAGCAGGTTCAGCATCTTAGACAAAAGGTTcttgaccaatttcccttttaatACAGCGGTGAAGCTGTCCACCGGCTGCAGCGGCGCCCTCGTTTCCCCCAACCACGTGCTCACGGCTGCCCACTGTGTCCACGACGGGAAGGACTATGTCAAAGGTAGTAAAAAGCTGAGGGTGGGAGTGCTGAAGATGAGAAATAAAGGAGGCCGCAAGAAACGCAGAGGTTCCAGGAGGAGCCGGCGAGAAGCAGAGAGTGGTGGCCAAAGTCCGGAGCATCCTCAGGAGAGCACCACCCAAAGACCAGGGAAAAAATCCAGGCGGGGTCCTAGAGTCGCCCAAGGAAGGCCTTCCTTCCAATGGACCCGCGTCAAGAGCACCCACATTCCCAAAGGCTGGGCAAGGGGAGAGAATGGGGACCCGGCCTTGGACTTCGACTATGCACTCCTGGAGCTGAAGCGCGCACAAAAGCAGCAGCACATGGAGCTGGGAGTCAGCCCCACCATCTCCAAGCTGCCGGGAGGTCGGATCCACTTCTCTGGATTTGATAACGACAGGGATGATCAGTTGGTGTATCGGTTTTGCAGCGTTTCCGAGGAATCCAATGACCTCCTGTATCAGTACTGCGACGCTGAGGCAGGCTCCACCGGCTCTGGGATCTACCTGAGGCTCAAAGAGCCAGGCCAAAAGAATTGGAAGCGCAAGATCATCGCGGTCTACTCGGGCCACCAGTGGGTGGATGTGCACGGAGTTCAGAAGGACTATAACGTGGCTGTGCGTATCACTCCGCTCAAGTACGCCCAGATTTGCCTCTGGATCCACGGAAACGCTGCCAACTGTGCTTATGGCTGA